The nucleotide sequence catcagcatggagggaggagatgatgactcaGATTTCATTTGGAGTGAACTGTTCcttgaaaaacaaaccaaccttGAGACTTTTACCATTTCAGTATTCATGGTTCTTTTATGGTccatatttacaaaaacaaacaagaagtaTGATCAATCAACCATCCACATAATAGTCTGCTGTGGGAAAAATTCTCTGTTCTTGGATGTCAAAGActtgtgtcttttctctttcctgCTATAGCCTCcaattttaaaacaaagaggACATTTAAAAAGTATTGAGCAATTACAACACTAGTTACTGTTTAAATACTTATACTTTGCTCcctattaaacatttattgagAGATGGAGCAACAGCAACAAGACAGATAAATTAATCTGAAAGTTTGACGGAGTAAGAGACTAAACAACTGTCTCTGTCAAACCCTGGTGAGTACAGCACATTGAGAGACATGAGAAAATTATTCTCTGAATGTCTTAAACTGGCctcttcttttgtctttttgtaaatgtatttactaTTAACTGCTGTAGACTTTCATTGCAGAACAATTTCAAATGAAATAGTCTCCAAATATCTCTCAGAGCACATAGAGAGCATCGACACTTTGCTTCCCTGATAATTTTTCTACGTGTCACAAATACATCACTATCATTAACTTGAGGGAGGAAACAAACAGTCAGGAACAGAGCTGGAACAAGAGGCGGAGCAAAATAGGAAAATCAGGTGAGCTCCAACATCAGACTCCTCAACAAGAACTGAGAATTCATCCGAGTAAGAAGAGTGTTGCAGCTGAGACACACCttgttgtttctctctgaaTAGCGAGAATCAAACTCAGTTCATCTCATCTTTTGCCAAACACAGGTGAGTACAGCAGATTATATCtgatgtgtttatatatttaaatttttacATTGAAATAACTGTTAAATGTGAGCTTATGATACAAAACTGTCTCCTAACATTCTGGTAATGATTATTTGATGTTTAATAGAAAATATTCTGTCGTTCTGTTTCTtcacactttcacttttgttttccatGAACATGTCAGCTTCCTCACAGTAACATTTACATGAGCTGTCCTCAGTCAATGTGTGCTTCTATTGTcagttaatgaaaaaaaaaactttcactcATTTGTTAACATTTAATGATCATAGTCATTTTTAAAGTATTCTTTTGGTCGTTTTATGGCTAAATTTAATAGGACAACTTGTGAGTTGACAacagacaggatgagagagagggaggaagacacacagcaaagggccaGAGGTCAGACTTGTGCcctgggctgctgcagcgaggacacagcctctccACCAACTGAGTTATTGTGGCACCCTGTAGTTTGAtacttttaaataattatttaattaacgTTTTGCTTCTtcacactttcacttttgttttcagtgaataTGTCAGTTGCCAGAAGCCCTTTCCCCAAGGATCAgcttctgtgctccatctgtcagcatgtgttcactgatcctgtcagcacaccatgtggacacaacttctgcaaAAATTGCATCTCTGAACACTGGGATATTAATGTCCCTTGTAAGTGTCCCAACTGTAAAAAACGTTTCAAGAGAAGACCTGTGCTGCAGGTCAATAGTTTAATCTCTGAGATAGTTTCTCGCATTAAAGAGTCAGCTCAACAGagagccagcagcagctcagagcaacaagctGCCAATCCAagagaagttccctgtgacatctgcactggaaccaaactgaaggccctgaagtcctgcctggtgtgtctggtgtcctactgtgagactcacttACAGCCTCATCTGACAGtgtcaggcctgaaaagacatcagctgatcgaccctgtggagaacctggaaggcAGGATGTGTATGAAGCAtgataaactgctggagctgttctgcaAAGACGACCAGAcatgtgtctgcatgctctgcactATTTCAGACCACAAACAACATGAagttgttcctctgaaagaagaatGTGAAGGCAGAAAGGCAGAACTGGAGGAGACAGAGGCTGAActtcagcagatgatccagcAGAGACAACTGAAGATTGAAGAGATCAAACAATCTGTCAAGGTCAGCAAGGAAAATGCAGACAGGGAAATAGCACGAGGTGTTCAGGTCTTGACTAGGCTGAGAGATGCTATTGAGAGAAAGCAGGCTGAAGCCATTAAGGTGATTACATCAAAGCACACACTGATAGAGAAACAAGCTGAAGGgttcatcaaagagctggaacaagaactctgtgagctgaagaagaaaagtgctgagctggagcagctctcactcTCTGAAGACCACCTGCGCCTCCTTCAAAACCTGCAGTCCCTGAAAGCTGCTCCACCGACCAAAGACTGGACAGAGGTCAGAGTCCGTTCTCCATCTTATGAGGGGAATATGAGGTCAGCTTCTGCTCCGTTGGTGGAGATGCTCATAATTGAATTAAAGAAACTGCTCCCAAAGACTGAGCTTAGAACTGCCCAGCAGTCTGCAGTGGATGTGACTCttgatcctgatacagcacattGCCAACTCCTTCTGTCTGGAGATGGTGAACAAGTTTGTCATCCCAAGTATGGTGATTTCGAGAAGAAGCTTCCAGATAACCCAAAGAGGTTTTCTACTGGTCTGTGTGTTGTAGGGAAGCAGGTCATTTCCACAGGAAGATTTTACTTTGAGGTTcaggttaaagggaagactcaGTGGGTTATAGGAGTTGCCAAAGAGTCAATCAATAGGAAGGGGCTACTCTATATTGATCCTCAGAATGGTTACTGGACTCTTGGTTTGAGGAAAGAAAA is from Sparus aurata chromosome 16, fSpaAur1.1, whole genome shotgun sequence and encodes:
- the LOC115566271 gene encoding E3 ubiquitin-protein ligase TRIM21-like, translating into MSVARSPFPKDQLLCSICQHVFTDPVSTPCGHNFCKNCISEHWDINVPCKCPNCKKRFKRRPVLQVNSLISEIVSRIKESAQQRASSSSEQQAANPREVPCDICTGTKLKALKSCLVCLVSYCETHLQPHLTVSGLKRHQLIDPVENLEGRMCMKHDKLLELFCKDDQTCVCMLCTISDHKQHEVVPLKEECEGRKAELEETEAELQQMIQQRQLKIEEIKQSVKVSKENADREIARGVQVLTRLRDAIERKQAEAIKVITSKHTLIEKQAEGFIKELEQELCELKKKSAELEQLSLSEDHLRLLQNLQSLKAAPPTKDWTEVRVRSPSYEGNMRSASAPLVEMLIIELKKLLPKTELRTAQQSAVDVTLDPDTAHCQLLLSGDGEQVCHPKYGDFEKKLPDNPKRFSTGLCVVGKQVISTGRFYFEVQVKGKTQWVIGVAKESINRKGLLYIDPQNGYWTLGLRKENKYYAPACRLNSKSQPEKVGVFVDYEEGLVLFYDVDAANLIHAFTGCSFTERLLPFFCPSSNQAGKNSAPLIICPVNRTT